The window GAAGGCGACCCCCGGCAGGAACGTCGGATCGAGGAGGTCGGGGTTCGTCGCGAACACCGCGGCGTGTATCTCGCCCGGACCGCCGAGTCCCAGGACGACCGCCCCGAAGCCGACCGCGAGCAGCGGCAGGACGACGAGCGTCTGGACCGTGTCGGTGAAGATGCTTGCGACCAGTCCCCCGTAGCCGGTGTACGCGAGTACGAACGCGCCGATGGCGCCGGCCGTGACCCAAGTCGGCACTCCGGCGACGTACGCGAGAGCGCCCGAGGCGGCCGTCATCTCCGCCGCCAGGAAGATGAACATGTAGAACGACGCGATAGCGACGGCGTAGGCGTACATCCACGCGCCGTAGCGCGCGTAGACGTATTCCGTCAGCGAGTGCCCCCGGGGAATGGACTCGCGGATTCGCACGCCGACGGAGACGAAGAGCAGGAGCGGGACCGCGCTGCCGATCGCGTAGCCGAGGACCGCCGCCACGCCGCCGAAGGCCGCGCCGGCCTCGGCGGGGCTGAACAGGATCCACGCGCCCATCCCGGAGGCGACGAGCGTGGCCGCCGTGCCGCCGGTGCCGGTCGACCCCCGGGCGCTGACGTAGTCCTCGACCGAGAGCATCCGCCCCCGCGAGTAGAGCAGCCCCGCGACGGTTACGCCCGCGAGCGTCAGCACCGTCGCGCCCAGTGCGAGCCCGGCTTCGACCACTCTAGACCACCTCCGGACCCGCTCGCTCGTGCGGCCACCGCTCCTCGGTGTAGGCCATCTCCCAGAAGGCGTGTTCGAGTTCGGCGCTCCGGCGGAAGGCGGCCTCCATCTCCTCGCGGAGCGACGGATGCTCCTCGGCGCAGCGGTCGACCAACCCGCGCATCCAGGCGACGGACTCGCGGAACGCCTCGCTCGTGTACTTCTCGATGAAGGGCGTGTATCGGTGCTCGCCGTCGGCGCGGTCGGCCATATGCTCGGCAACGTCGAGGTACCCCCGTCCACAGGGGAAGATGGCCGCCGCGCCCACCGGAAGGGGACTCCCTCGCGCCGTCCGGAGCAGGAAGTCGGTGTACGCCTCGCACGTCGGCGTCTTCCGAACGTCCGTGAGGTCCGCGGCGGTGAGGCCGTGCTCGGCGGCGAAGGACCGGTGGAGGTCCATCTCCTCGTCGACGATGGCGTTCGCCACCTCGAAACAGTGCGCCATCGTCCCCTCGTCGGTCGCCTTCGTCCCGAGGATCGCGAACGTCCGCGCGTAGTCGAGCAGGTACAGGTAGTCCTGTTCGAGCCAGGTTCGGAACGCCGCCTCGTCGAGGCTGCCGTCGGCCAGCTCGCGGACGAACGGGTGTCGCTTCTGTGCGTCCCAGAGACTCTCCCCGGTTTCGAGGAGGTGGTCGCTGAAGCCCATATCCGTCCGGAGCCTCAGCCGCCGCGAATATATAACTGACGAATACAACCAAGTAATATCGAAGTACACGGCCTCCCGGTCCGATGAGTTCGGTTCCGGAGGTCGTCGGGTCCCGGGGGCTCGCCGACGCCAGCCGCAGCATTCCGACTCGGGTCTTATCGGCTCCCCGGCGGCTCGACGCCGTCAGTCCGCGGCCGCGGAAGGCGCGCCCGGCTCCACGTCGGGGACGACGCCCTCTTCGGTCCACCCGCGGGCCTCGTAGTAGTCGTCCAGCGCCGTCTCGAAGCCCTCGATGTCGTAGGGGAGCCGGTCGTCCGCGCGGTCGAAGCCGCGCTGGTTGTTGAAGTGTCGCTCCAGTTCGACGACCCGCGACCCGACGTCGAGGAGGTCCTCGTAGTCCGCGTCGAACAGCGCCTCGAAGCGGTCCGGCGTCATGAAGTCACGCGAGAACCGGCAGACGACCCCGCAGTCCTCGAGCGCCCGCGCGTTCTCCAGTTCGACGAGCTTCTCGGCCTTCGCCGCGTCGAGGCCGTCGGGATCGAACGCGTCCTGGCGCGGGACGAGCGGGTACTCGTAGGCGTAGAAGGTCGCGTACATGTGGTCCGCACCGCGGTTGGCCGTCGCGAACGAGAGTCCCTGCCCGTTCAGCGCGCGGCCGTCGTGAGCGGGGAACTCCAAGCCCTTGACGGTCCAGTTCTCGATCCCCAGTTCCTCGTGGGCGCGGTCGATCCCCTCCGCGAGCGTGTCGCCGACGCCCTCGCGCGCGGCGATCTTCTCGACGGTCTCGCGGACGAGTTCCGCGTCGCCGAAGGCGTCCTCGCTGGCGAGGTAGCCGGCGACGGTGTCGCCGCAGGAGATCACGTCCAACCCGAGGCGGTCACACAGCTCGTTCGACCGCATCACGTCGACGATGTCGTCGACGCCGCAGTTGCTGCCGAAGGACATCACCGTCTCGAACTCCGGACCCTCCGTCTCGACGCCGGTGGCCTCGTCGCGGGTCGGGAGTTTGCAGGCGAACGCACACTGCGAGCAGGTCCCCTTCTTGTACTTCTTCTCCTCGACGCGGTCGCCGTTGATCCCCTCCGCGCCCTCGAAGGACTGCTCGGCGAAGTAATACGAGGGCAGCGCGTCGGTCTCGTTGGCGAGGTCCGTCACCGACGTCGTCCCCTGTCGCTTCATGATGTGGTCGTCGGTCGCGGCCTCCCGGTGGACCTCCATCTGGACCGAGGGGATCTCGACGCCCGGGTCGGCGTCGCCCGCGAAGGTGAGGAGCTTGACGTTCTTCGCCCCTAGCACCGCGCCGAGGCCGCCGCGGCCGAACGCCCGCGACTCGCTGGTCATAATCGACGCGAACCGAACCCGGTTCTCCCCGGCGGGGCCGATGCAGGCCGTGTGCTCCGGTTCGAGCCCGTGTTCGTCGGCGGCGTAGGCGACGGTCTCGGGGACCTCCGCCCCCGCCAGTTCCGGCACCTCCTCGAACTCGACGCCGTCCTCGCGGACGTGGACCGCCAGGAGTTCGTCGCTCTCGCCGGTCACCTCCACCGCGGCCTGGCCCGCCCCGACGAAGTTCCGCGAGAGGAAGCCGCCGGCGTTCGACGAGAAGAGCCCGTCGGTCAGCGGCGACACGCCGGTACAGTTCATCCGACCGGTGAACGACATCCGCGACGCCTGCATCGGACCGGTCGTGAAAAACAGGCTGTTCTCCGGGCCGAACGGGTCCGCGTCGAACGGGATCCGGTCGTGTGCGAGCGCCGTCGCCACCCCCGACCGCCGACGAACTCGGCGAGCGTCTCCTCGATCGGTTCGGTCGCGGTCTCGCGTGCACCCACGTCGATCGTACGAAGCGGTCCCTGCGTGTGCAACATACGAATTTCAACTCGGGGCTCGATAATAAAATGGTGGCATAGATGTGCCGGTGTTCAGACGACCCCGACCGCCCTGACGGGGGCACCGTCGCCGCCGAGCGCCAGGGGGTAGGCCCGGAGTTCGAACCGGTCTTCGACCGCATCCAGACCGGTGAGGTTCTCCAGGACGAGACAGTCGGCCTCGAGCAGCGCGTGGTGGGCGGCGAACCCCTCCGGTTCGCCGTCGTCGGCCGCCGGCGTCGGCGTCGGATCGGGGTTCAGCGTGTCGGAGGCGACGGCCAGTCCCCGATCGGCACACCGCCGTGCGGCCGCCGGCGAAAGGTACGGGTGATCGGCGTATCGGTCGGACCCCCAGTGGTCGTCCCAGCCGGTCCAGAGCACCAGACACTCCGCCTCGGTCGCGGGAACGCGCGCTGCGGGGATCGGTTCGCGCGCGCCGAGGTCCCGGCAGTCGACGCGCACCGCGTCGAAGACGAACCGGTCGAGGGGGTAGTCGTCGAGCGTCTTTCCGTCCGGAACCACGTGCGAGGGGGCGTCGACGTGCGTTCCCGTGTGGCTGCCCAGGTCGACCGACGAGACGCGGTAGCCGTCGGCGTCGTGCGACGCGTGGTCGTGAACTGCCACGTCCGGGTCCCCCGGATACGTCTGCATTCCCGTCTCGATCGGATGGGTCAAATCGACGTGCATTCGAGCGGTGGTTCGTGCTACGGGTACGTAAGCCATGTCACTCGCCACCACAATTTTTATATGTGTCGTCTCACTCTGCTTCTCTTGATATGGTAATACATTACCACCATCGGTGTCGGGCGGGCGATCGGTTCTCCGACCGGGGTGATCGGCCGTGGTGACGCAACTCACGGGCGCCGGGCTCTTGGCGGCCTGGGGGGTCGCGATGATCGCGCTGAGTTACTACATCTACCAGCGGCAGTCGGTGAACGACACGGAGGAGTTCATCACCGCCGGCGGGCGAGCCCAGGTCGGGCTGACGACGGCCTCGTTCGCCGTGACCTGGATGTGGGCGGGCGACATCCTCGGCGTGCCACAGTACGTCGGCATCACCGGCGTCGCGGGCACCTGGATGTACGCCGCCCCCGCCGTGCTCTCCTCGTTCGTGGTCATCCCCTTCGCGCTGCGGATGCGCAAGCTCTTCCCGCAGGGACTGACCTACAGCGAGTACTTCATCGAGCGGTTCGGCAAGTGGGCGCATCTGGTCGTGATCTTCGTGATCCTGTACACGATGGTTCTCGGCGGGGTGATCCAGCTGTTCGTCGGCGGGACGGTCATCGGTGGACTGACCGGCATCGACCCCAACATCGTGATGGCGGTTCTGATGGGCGTCATCGGGGTGTACATCCTCCTCGGCGGCCTCTGGGGGTCGATGACGACCGACTTCGTCCAGTTCGTCAGCGCGCTGGTGTTGACGCTGGTCTTCGTCCCGCTCCTGCTGCTCGAAACGGGAGGACCGGGCCAGGTGTACGACCAGATGGTCGCGAACCTCGGGTCGCAGGCGTCGTCGTTCCTCTCGATGGCGAATCTCAACGCCATCGAGGGGCTGTTCCTCCCCTACGCGCTCGGGCTGGGCGTGTGGGGCGTCGTCTCGCTCGCGACCTGGCAGCGCGTGTTCGCCGTCCGCCGCGACAAGACCTCGCGGTTCCTCACGATCGGCGGGATCGGCGTGTTCACGACCATCGCGATGTACTCCGTCATCGGGTTCGTCGGCCTCGCGGCGTTCACCGACGTCGCGCCGGGCAACCTCTCGATCGAGGCGCTCGGCCTGCTGCCCGACTGGGCGGCGATCCTGTTCCTGCTCGTGGCGCTTATGGTCCTGGGATCGTCCGTCGACTCGTACCTGACGGCCATCGCCAGCCTCACCTCGCGTGACATCTACTACCGACACCTCGACACCGGGGCGTCGGACGAGCAGCAACTCCGGGTCGCCCGCGCCGCTTCGATCGGGTTCGCGGTCGTGATCTTCGTGGCCACGGTGTTCGCGCTCGGTTCGATCAGCTTCGTGCAACTGCTCCTCATCGGCGGCATCGGCGCGTCCGCGCTCGTCGGCCCGTTCGCGCTCTCGCTGTTCTGGAAGAAGACCTCGCAGGCCGGGTTCGTCTCCGGCGTCGTCGTCTCACAGGTCGTGACGGGGTACCTGCTCGCGGCGAGTTACGGCGTCGTTGTCAGCACGCCGGCGCTCAAACTGTGGGAGATAATGGCCGTCGGCCACCTGGTGTCGACGGGGCTCGCCGCCGCCCTCAGCGCGGCCGCCCCCGACGACTTCCGGTTCGATTCGATCGCTCAGAAGGGCTCAGAGATCGCTGCCGACGGCGGCGTCGACGGAGGTGAGGACCGATGATGAGCCAGGGCCTCTTCACCGGGATGATCGTCCTGTTCTGGGTGGCCGAGGCGCTGTTCGGCGCGCTCGTCGTGTACTGGTTCCTCACCCAGGGGTTCGACAGCGATCGGGAGACCGCCGACACGGGGCCGGTAGAGCTCGAAGACAGGACGGAGACGCTGCGGTCGCTGGGACTGTGGGCCGCGTTCTTCGGCGTGCTCATCGTCGGCATCGTCGTCGGCGCGTAGTCACAGCCGTTCGCGGAGCGTCGGCGCCGGTTCGAACGCGCTCCGCGGTCGTACTCCGCCCAGCGACTCCCACTTCCGTAGTAGGTCGTGTTCGTACAGCAGCGCGAACGCCGCCTCGCTGACGCCGCCGTAGGTGAGCGAGGCGAACTCCCAACCGGACCGACCGGCCGGGATCTGGCCGGTCTCCCGAGGACGACGGAAGTCGAGCACGCCGCCCAGTTGGTCCCGTGCGGCCGTCGAGAGGTCCCGCGCCTCGTCGAACCGGGTCAGCGGAAACTCCCGGCTGTCGACGATCAGGATCCCCTCGCGTTCCTCGAGGATCGCGTCGACGTCCGTCCGACCGGCCTCGACGAGCAGGCGAACGACGTCCATCGTCGAGCCCTCCCCGCTGATGGCGTCGATGTAGCGGTCGATTTCGCCGTCGTATTCGACGAGACCGCCGGTGACGAGCCGAGCGTTGATCCCGCGGGAGAGGAGGATTCCGTCCAGCGTGATGCTCGACGGGGCCGCGATCTCCACCTCGGACTCGGAGTCGGTCTCGATCAACGAGACGGGGACCGGACCCACGGACGACCGGTGGAGCGCGGTCAGCAACGCGAACGCGTCGTCGACCCGGTCGGCCGGCACTCGACCGGAGCCGAACACCACTTCGCCGCCGTCCTCGGAGGGGTCGTAGGTGACCTCGCTCGTCAGGGTGGCGATCCGCTCGCGGATCCGCTCGAACCGACCGCTCACGTCCCCGCGCCGGAGTTCCTCGCGTCCCTCGGGCGTCAACCGCCGCCCCTTTCCGGTGACTTTCTCCGTGAGGTTCTCCTCGTCGAGTTCCGACAGCATCAGGCGGATCGTCCGGTCCTTGATCGAGTAGCCGCGCTGTTGCATCAGATCGACGAGCCGGATGCTCCCGATCGGTTCGTTCTCGTCGATGAGGCGGAGCAGATCGTACCGTCGCCTCTCTCCACCGGTGGCCATTTGCTTACTTCGAGCCACGACAGGGGCGGGTAAAAATCCTCCACACCCACGGATCTAAGCGGAAACAGATTACCATATCTCATCCCGACGATCCGTCGCACGTACCGCACCGGGAAATCGCTATTCGCATCTTTGACCCGTTTCTGGTCGGCTCGCTCACCTCAAGATTTTTGAACGCATCGAAACAAGAGCCACTCAAGGTGGAATAGGGATTCCATATAAATATGTCACAGCAAACAGACTCACCACCGTCGAACGAGCGGGTCGAAGCACAGTACGACGAGTATCTGATGCCCATCTGGAAGAATCTCAACGTTCCGATCAAGCGCGCGTCCGGGAGCACGGTCGAGGACTTCGACGGCAACGAGTACCTCGACGTGTTTTCGGGGATCTCGGTGACCAACGCGGGCCACAACAACGAGGCCGTCGTCGAGGCGGCCAAAGCGCAACTCGACGAGTTCGTCCACGGGTGCACGTACGTCCATCCGAACCAGCCGGCCGCGGCGCTGGCGGAGCGACTCGCGGAGGTCACGCCCGGCGACCTCCAGAAGACGTTCTTCTGTAACTCCGGCACCGAGGCGGTCGAGGGCGCGATCAAACTCGCGCGGAAGTACACCGGCTCGAAGGAGGTGCTGGCCCTGGAGATGTCGTTCCACGGCCGCACGCTCGGCTCGCTCGCGCTGACGGGCAACAAGTCCTACAAGGCGGACATGGCCCCGACGATCAACGACGTCGCACACGTCGCGCCGCCGTACGCCTACCGCTGTCAGATGTGCGACGGCGGGCCGTGCTCGTGCGCCTGCGCCGAGGACGTCGAACGCGTGATCGAGACGCACACCGCCGACGACCTGGCGGCCGTCGTCGTCGAGCCCGTGATGGGCGAGGGCGGAATCATCGTTCCGCCGGAGGGGTGGCTCTCGCGCGTCAAGGAGATCGCGCACGATCACGGCGCGCTCCTCGTCGTCGACGAGGTGCAGGCCGGGTACGGCCGGACCGGCGAGATGTGGGCCTCGGACCACTTCGACGTGGTCCCCGACATCATGCCGCAGGCGAAGGGCATCGCGAACGGCCTCCCGCTCGGCGCGTTCACGGCCAGCTCGGAGGTCGCGGACGCGTTCGAGGCCGGCGACCACCTGTCGACGTTCGGCGGCAACCCCGTCGCGTGCGCCGCCGCGCTGGCGACGATCGACGAACTCGAGGGCGGCCTGATCGAGAACGCGAGCGAACAGGGCGCGTGGCTGAGCGACCGGCTCGCGGAACTGGAAGCGGACTACGACGTCGTCGGCGACGCGCGGGGACTGGGGTTGATGCAGGGCATCGAACTCGTCGATCCCGACGAGACCGGACCGATGGGCGTCGCGCCCGCCCCGGACGCCGAACTCGCGAAGTCGGTCGGAAAGCACCTCCGAGAGCGGGGGATCATCATCGGCGTCGGCGGCTTCCACAAGAACGTGATGCGGTTCCAGCCGCCGCTGTCGATCTCCCGCGACCAGCTCGAACGCGCCGTCGAGGGGCTCCGGACGGCCGTCGAGGCGACCCGCGACGGGGGCGCGTGAGATGGACCGAGGCCAGGGAACCAGCGGCGCCGCCGGGGGCCAGGGCACCAGCCGCGCCGCCGCGTTCCGCGAGTCCAACCCGGGGAGCGCGGTCGAACTCCCCTACGCGGGCTTCGACACGTTCCTGAAGCGCGAGATCGCCGACGTCGAGGAGGTCGCCGGCGCGGACGCCGCCGTCCTCGGCGCGCCGTACGACGGCGCGGTCAGCAACCGGCCGGGGACG is drawn from Halobellus limi and contains these coding sequences:
- a CDS encoding NrpR regulatory domain-containing protein codes for the protein MATGGERRRYDLLRLIDENEPIGSIRLVDLMQQRGYSIKDRTIRLMLSELDEENLTEKVTGKGRRLTPEGREELRRGDVSGRFERIRERIATLTSEVTYDPSEDGGEVVFGSGRVPADRVDDAFALLTALHRSSVGPVPVSLIETDSESEVEIAAPSSITLDGILLSRGINARLVTGGLVEYDGEIDRYIDAISGEGSTMDVVRLLVEAGRTDVDAILEEREGILIVDSREFPLTRFDEARDLSTAARDQLGGVLDFRRPRETGQIPAGRSGWEFASLTYGGVSEAAFALLYEHDLLRKWESLGGVRPRSAFEPAPTLRERL
- a CDS encoding sodium:solute symporter family transporter, coding for MTQLTGAGLLAAWGVAMIALSYYIYQRQSVNDTEEFITAGGRAQVGLTTASFAVTWMWAGDILGVPQYVGITGVAGTWMYAAPAVLSSFVVIPFALRMRKLFPQGLTYSEYFIERFGKWAHLVVIFVILYTMVLGGVIQLFVGGTVIGGLTGIDPNIVMAVLMGVIGVYILLGGLWGSMTTDFVQFVSALVLTLVFVPLLLLETGGPGQVYDQMVANLGSQASSFLSMANLNAIEGLFLPYALGLGVWGVVSLATWQRVFAVRRDKTSRFLTIGGIGVFTTIAMYSVIGFVGLAAFTDVAPGNLSIEALGLLPDWAAILFLLVALMVLGSSVDSYLTAIASLTSRDIYYRHLDTGASDEQQLRVARAASIGFAVVIFVATVFALGSISFVQLLLIGGIGASALVGPFALSLFWKKTSQAGFVSGVVVSQVVTGYLLAASYGVVVSTPALKLWEIMAVGHLVSTGLAAALSAAAPDDFRFDSIAQKGSEIAADGGVDGGEDR
- a CDS encoding cyclase family protein, yielding MHVDLTHPIETGMQTYPGDPDVAVHDHASHDADGYRVSSVDLGSHTGTHVDAPSHVVPDGKTLDDYPLDRFVFDAVRVDCRDLGAREPIPAARVPATEAECLVLWTGWDDHWGSDRYADHPYLSPAAARRCADRGLAVASDTLNPDPTPTPAADDGEPEGFAAHHALLEADCLVLENLTGLDAVEDRFELRAYPLALGGDGAPVRAVGVV
- a CDS encoding aspartate aminotransferase family protein, with the protein product MSQQTDSPPSNERVEAQYDEYLMPIWKNLNVPIKRASGSTVEDFDGNEYLDVFSGISVTNAGHNNEAVVEAAKAQLDEFVHGCTYVHPNQPAAALAERLAEVTPGDLQKTFFCNSGTEAVEGAIKLARKYTGSKEVLALEMSFHGRTLGSLALTGNKSYKADMAPTINDVAHVAPPYAYRCQMCDGGPCSCACAEDVERVIETHTADDLAAVVVEPVMGEGGIIVPPEGWLSRVKEIAHDHGALLVVDEVQAGYGRTGEMWASDHFDVVPDIMPQAKGIANGLPLGAFTASSEVADAFEAGDHLSTFGGNPVACAAALATIDELEGGLIENASEQGAWLSDRLAELEADYDVVGDARGLGLMQGIELVDPDETGPMGVAPAPDAELAKSVGKHLRERGIIIGVGGFHKNVMRFQPPLSISRDQLERAVEGLRTAVEATRDGGA
- the tenA gene encoding thiaminase II, which produces MGFSDHLLETGESLWDAQKRHPFVRELADGSLDEAAFRTWLEQDYLYLLDYARTFAILGTKATDEGTMAHCFEVANAIVDEEMDLHRSFAAEHGLTAADLTDVRKTPTCEAYTDFLLRTARGSPLPVGAAAIFPCGRGYLDVAEHMADRADGEHRYTPFIEKYTSEAFRESVAWMRGLVDRCAEEHPSLREEMEAAFRRSAELEHAFWEMAYTEERWPHERAGPEVV